The Streptomyces sp. NBC_01463 DNA window ACTTCCGTGCGACCGCGCACTGCGACACCGCCAGCCCCGACCCCGGCTGCCGGCTCCCCGTCCGCTGGATCTCCCAGGTCTCCCGGGGCAGCTCCCCGGCCCGGGTGTTCACGCAGATGGCGGTCGGCATGCGGCTGGCCGAGCGCGACCCGCGGTTCGTCGCGGTCAACCTGGTGCAGCCGGAGGACTGGGACAGCTCGCTGAGCAACTACAGCCTCCAGATGCGGATGCTGAAGTACCTGCGCGGCCAGTACCCCGGTGCCCACCTCACCCTGCACGCCGGTGAGCTGGCCCCCGGTCTGGTCAAGCCGGAGGACCTGACCTTCCACATCCGCGAGGCCGTCCTGGTCGCCGGTGCCGAACGCATCGGGCACGGTGTGGACCTGGTCCACGAGGACGACTGGCGGCAGCTCGCCCGGACGATGGCGCGGCGCGGGGTCGCGGTCGAGGTGCCGTTCTCCAGCAACAAGCAGATCCTCGGCATCTCGGGCGACGACCACCCGTTCAACGCCTACCGCCGCTACGGCGTCCCGGTGGTCCTGTCCACCGACGACCCGGGCGTCTCACGGATCGACGTCACCCACGAGTACCAGTACGCCGCCCGGACGTACGGCCTCGGCTACACCGAACTGAAGGACCTGGCCCGCGCCTCGCTGGAGTACGCCTTCCGCGACGGCCGCAGCCTGTGGGCCACCGGTTCCGCCCCCTCCGGCTACCGCCCGGTCCCCGCCTGCCTCGGCAGCCGGCCCGGCGACCGTCCGAGCACGCGCTGCGCCCGCTTCCTGGCCGACAGCCCGAAGGCCGCGACGCAGTGGCGTCAGGAGTCGGCCTTCGCCGCCTTCGAGCGCGCCCACGGCGGCCGGGGCTGACCCTTCCGGTAAGCGTCGTGCCGGGGTGCGGGGCCGAGAGGTCCCGCACCCCTCGCGTTTCTAGTCCCTGGCCACCGGCCGGTACGTGCAGACCTGAACTCCGGCGCCGCTGACGGTCGTCGAGACCAGCTCCAGGGTGCGCAGGCCGCCGTCCGCAGGGAAGATCGACTTTCCGCCACCGAGCAGCACCGGCATGATCACGAGCTTGAGCTCGTCGACGAGGCCCTCACTCAGCAGACCGCGCACCAGGGTGGGGCTGCCCATGACCAGCAGATCGCCGTCGCCCTTGTCGCGCAGCTCCTGAATGCGCCCCACGAACTTCTCGCCGTCGATGCGCTCGGTGTTGTTCCAGGTCAGGTCGGAGTCGCCCAGGGTGCCGGTCACGACGTACTTCTCGATGGCGTTCATCCGGTCGGCGAACGGGTCGCCGGCCCGATCGGGCCAGGCCGCCGCCATCGTCTGCCAGGTGCGGCGGCCGAACAGCAGCGCCCGGGCGGAGCTCATCGCGCTGTCGAAGGCGCCGCCCACCACCTCGGGGTCGAAGAAGGGGTGCGACCAGCCGCCGTGGGCGAAGCCGCCGTCGGTGTCCTCCTCGGGACCGCCCGGCGCCTGCACGACGCCGTCCAGGCTGATGAACTCGCTGATGACGATGCGCATGTGGCTCGCTCCTCGCACTTCCTGCTCCGGATCACGGGTACGGGAGGAGAGACTGCCACGCCGCCCGGAACTCATCGGACCGGGCGCCTGCTAGAAGCCGCCGCCGCCGAAGTCTCCGCCGCCACCGAAGCCGCCGCCGTCGCCGAACCCGCCGCCGCCCCCGTCACCGAAGCCGCCGCCACCGAAGCCCGACGAGTCGAAGTCGGAGCCGGAGAAGTCGCCGCCGCTCCAGTCGCCGCCCGAGCCGAAGTCGCCGCCGCCGTACTCCGCCGCGTAGGCCGGGGTGGCGAGCATCGAGCCGAGCATGGTGCCGACCAGCAGGCCGGGGAGCAGGCCGCCGCCGAAGTAGCCGCCCGCCCAGGGGCCGTAGGCCGGACCGGCCTCCCAGTAGGGGCGCCTGCTGCCGTCGCCCATGTCGACGGTGCGGCTCATCGGGTCCTCGCCGTCGCGCAGCCGTATCTCGTCGGCGCCGCAGACCGGGACCTCGCGGGCGGTGCCGCCCGACGGGGTCCAGCGGGCGTCGGCCACGGAGGGGCCGTGGCGCGGGTCGAAGAAGCAGGGCGGCCTGCGGGCGGGGAGTTCGCCGCCGGTGCGGCGGGCGTCCAGGACGGCGAGCGAGTAGCGCCCGTCCTCCAGGGCCTGCGTCACCCCGCGCACGTCGGAGGGGTGCTGGGCGTGTTCCATCCGGGACTTGGCGCTCTCGTAGGAGTCGAGGGCGCGTTCGTAGTCGGCGCGCATCGTGTCGTCGGCGCCCGGCTCCGAGGGGTGGAAGTCGAGCCGGTCCAGGGTCTCGCCGTACGCCGTGATGTCCTCGTCCACGACGACCCGGAGCTTGTCGAGGGCGGCCTGTTCCTCGGCCTCCTTGCGCTTCCGGTTCCGGCGCACGACCGTGTAGGCGCCCGCGCCGCCGAGGACCACCACCGCGCCCACCGCGATCAGGCCCGCGGTCGCCGAGCTGTTGCCTGAGGAGGCGCCGCCCCAGGAACTGGGGGCGCTGCCCCGGGCCTGCTCGACGGCGCGGTCGACGAAGGCGTTGAGCTGGGTCGCGGCGTCCGTGTCCGCGCCGGGCGTCTTCACGGCGGCGGTGAGGTTCTGGACGGCCTGCTCGGACATCACCCGCGGGTCGGCGCCCGCGTTGAAGCCGTCACCGAGGCGGATCGCGTAGACACCGGTGATCCCGGTGTCGGTGCGCAGCGTCCGCAGGACGCTGTCCGCGGGAAACGCGGAGGTCCGCGGGAGCACGGCCACGAAGACCGGCTTGTCGGCGTCCTTGATCTTCTTCGCCAGGGCGTCGGCCTCGGCCCGGGAGAGCTGGCCGGACGCGGCCGGGTCGACGTACACCGGATTCTTGCGCAGCGCCTGCGCCACCTCGTCCACGCCGGTCGCGCCGGTCGCGCCGGTCGCGCCGGTCGCGGCGGGGGCCACGAGCAGAGCGGCCGCCGACAGCAGAAGGAGCAGTCCCGCCAGGAAAGCCGGGACCAGGAAGTGAGGGAACGCCCTGTTCCTCATACTTCGAAGTTAGCCCACTCGGGTGAGCGGCGCCCGGCGAGCGAGGCCGGGTAGGGGCCCGGGGTCAGGCGATGCCGCCGTTGGCGAACAGGACCTGGCCGTTGATCCACCGGCCGCCCGGACCGGCCAGGAAGGCGACGGCGGCGGCGATGTCCTCGGGCGTGCCGAGGCGCTCCAGCGGGGAGGCGCCGGCGATCCTCTCGATCAGTTCGGG harbors:
- a CDS encoding dihydrofolate reductase family protein gives rise to the protein MRIVISEFISLDGVVQAPGGPEEDTDGGFAHGGWSHPFFDPEVVGGAFDSAMSSARALLFGRRTWQTMAAAWPDRAGDPFADRMNAIEKYVVTGTLGDSDLTWNNTERIDGEKFVGRIQELRDKGDGDLLVMGSPTLVRGLLSEGLVDELKLVIMPVLLGGGKSIFPADGGLRTLELVSTTVSGAGVQVCTYRPVARD
- a CDS encoding adenosine deaminase, whose protein sequence is MISTTPTARRHKYPFLAGLGSLAVLALLPAIPAEAAPGADASPQGVRSVSPRVVTAAERRTAAYLDASQSRPERLNAFFRALPKGGDLHNHLSGAASTEYLIKLAIDRGLCIDATMTAVAPPCGTGTRPAADARTDADFRQQIIRAWSMQDFPADESGHDHFFDTFGKFGLATWDRGKLLANVANSVVKQNQFYLETMVTPASDSAKKLADEVGYDADLAAFHRRLLAGGQLDRVVNEAVKEADDGDADFRATAHCDTASPDPGCRLPVRWISQVSRGSSPARVFTQMAVGMRLAERDPRFVAVNLVQPEDWDSSLSNYSLQMRMLKYLRGQYPGAHLTLHAGELAPGLVKPEDLTFHIREAVLVAGAERIGHGVDLVHEDDWRQLARTMARRGVAVEVPFSSNKQILGISGDDHPFNAYRRYGVPVVLSTDDPGVSRIDVTHEYQYAARTYGLGYTELKDLARASLEYAFRDGRSLWATGSAPSGYRPVPACLGSRPGDRPSTRCARFLADSPKAATQWRQESAFAAFERAHGGRG